One segment of Primulina tabacum isolate GXHZ01 chromosome 6, ASM2559414v2, whole genome shotgun sequence DNA contains the following:
- the LOC142549868 gene encoding uncharacterized protein LOC142549868, which produces MLLKLNMQALSIWPSASESWSNCATPQLDFGSYSSYNLVTGQKSLSIFRGLLCLSRGFRSRSAKTELKWRFLYVYPKSKVYLSLKSKSGSRGTSLSLAWALEEQEIGDSVTQVDLENSSDFSEEDSAQFVREKLENGKSPCCVDNGGDKRNDDCPDNGDGYDGGNDLDVKLDDENNARVDVRALAWTLHSAKDADDVEKILKGKGDLPLQVYSSIIRGFGKDKKLTPAMALYDWLKRKGEETDSSLCPNLFIYNSLLGAMKQSGNFNDFEKVINDMSVNGMRPNVVTYNSLMGIYIEQGRESEALQLFKEMPQKGMSPSPATYSTVLYAYRRLEDGFGALSFFTDIIKKYEKGEIGKDSDEDWKSEFDKLENFTIRICYQVMRHWLVASENSSTEMLRLLIEMDKAGLQSGHAEYERLIWACTREEHFLVAKELYTRIREINSDISLSVCNHVIWLMGKAKKWWTALEIYEDLLDKGPKPNNLSYELMVSHFNVLLSAARKKGIWRWGVRLLNKMEEKGLKPGSREWNSVLVACSKASETAAAIQIFKRMVEQGEKPTIISYGALLSALEKGKLYDEAVRVWIHMTKVGIEPNLYAYTIMASIYAGQGKFNIVDSIIREMVTVGVDPTVVTFNAIISGCARNNLGSAGYEWFKRMEVQKITPNEITYEILIEALANDAKPRLAYELHLRSQKEGLVLSSKAYDSVVRSARLYGATIDISNLGARPPETKKKVQIRKDLSGFCNLADVPRRSKPFNRKEIYKSQTEE; this is translated from the coding sequence ATGTTACTTAAACTCAATATGCAAGCTTTGAGCATTTGGCCTTCAGCAAGTGAATCTTGGTCCAATTGTGCCACACCCCAGTTGGATTTTGGATCATATTCTAGTTATAATTTGGTTACAGGACAGAAAAGTTTGAGTATTTTCCGTGGCCTATTGTGTTTGTCGAGAGGCTTTAGAAGTAGAAGTGCAAAGACCGAGCTGAAATGGAGGTTCTTATATGTGTACCCCAAAAGCAAAGTATATTTATCATTGAAGTCAAAGAGTGGTTCCCGTGGAACCTCTCTTTCTCTGGCATGGGCATTGGAGGAACAAGAAATTGGAGATAGTGTTACCCAAGTAGATTTAGAGAACTCGAGTGATTTTTCGGAAGAAGACTCCGCACAATTTGTTCGCGAGAAATTAGAGAATGGGAAATCCCCTTGTTGTGTTGATAATGGTGGTGACAAAAGGAATGATGATTGTCCGGACAACGGTGATGGATATGATGGTGGAAATGATCTTGATGTGAAATTAGATGATGAGAATAATGCGAGGGTTGATGTTCGTGCATTGGCATGGACCTTACACTCAGCCAAAGATGCTGATGACGTGGAAAAAATTCTGAAGGGTAAGGGTGACCTCCCTCTTCAGGTTTATTCTTCCATAATAAGAGGTTTTGGCAAGGACAAGAAACTAACCCCAGCTATGGCCCTCTACGATTGGCTTAAGAGAAAGGGTGAAGAAACTGATAGTTCTCTCTGTCCCAACTTATTTATATACAATAGCCTTTTGGGAGCGATGAAGCAATCTGGAAATTTCAATGACTTTGAAAAAGTCATAAATGATATGTCTGTAAATGGTATGCGTCCTAATGTTGTGACATACAACTCTTTAATGGGTATATATATAGAACAAGGACGAGAATCGGAGGCCCTCCAACTTTTTAAGGAAATGCCACAGAAGGGAATGTCTCCATCTCCCGCAACTTATTCTACAGTTTTGTATGCATACCGTAGATTGGAAGATGGGTTTGGAGCATTGTCATTCTTCACcgatataataaaaaaatacgaaAAAGGCGAAATTGGTAAGGATTCCGATGAAGACTGGAAAAGCGAGTTTGACAAGCTTGAGAACTTCACTATTCGAATCTGCTACCAAGTGATGCGGCATTGGCTTGTGGCTAGTGAGAACTCAAGTACTGAGATGTTGAGACTGCTAATAGAGATGGATAAGGCTGGCCTTCAGTCTGGTCATGCTGAATATGAGCGCCTCATCTGGGCATGCACTCGTGAAGAGCATTTTCTTGTGGCTAAAGAATTGTATACTCGGATAAGAGAGATAAACTCTGACATAAGTTTATCTGTTTGTAATCACGTCATTTGGCTCATGGGAAAGGCGAAAAAATGGTGGACGGCATTAGAAATTTATGAGGACTTGTTGGATAAAGGCCCTAAACCAAATAACTTGTCATATGAACTAATGGTCTCTCATTTTAATGTACTTCTATCTGCAGCTAGGAAAAAGGGAATTTGGAGATGGGGAGTAAGGTTGCTCAACAAAATGGAAGAGAAAGGCCTTAAACCAGGCAGCAGGGAGTGGAACTCTGTCCTTGTAGCCTGTTCCAAAGCTTCAGAAACTGCAGCAGCGATCCAGATATTCAAACGAATGGTGGAACAAGGCGAGAAGCCAACAATTATTTCTTATGGTGCATTGCTTAGTGCTCTTGAGAAAGGGAAACTATACGATGAGGCCGTTCGAGTCTGGATACATATGACTAAAGTGGGCATTGAACCGAACTTATATGCCTACACCATCATGGCTTCAATATATGCTGGACAGGGTAAATTCAATATAGTCGATTCCATAATACGTGAAATGGTTACTGTAGGGGTCGATCCTACAGTTGTCACGTTCAATGCAATAATAAGTGGATGTGCTCGTAATAATCTTGGAAGTGCAGGATATGAATGGTTCAAGCGTATGGAAGTTCAGAAGATAACTCCCAACGAGATTACTTATGAAATATTGATTGAGGCACTGGCGAACGATGCTAAACCAAGGCTGGCATACGAGTTGCATTTGAGGTCTCAGAAAGAGGGCCTTGTTCTGTCTAGTAAGGCGTATGATTCAGTCGTCCGGTCTGCACGATTGTATGGTGCCACAATTGATATCAGCAACCTAGGTGCTCGGCCACCGGAGACGAAGAAAAAAGTGCAGATTAGGAAGGATTTGTCTGGGTTCTGTAATCTTGCTGATGTTCCTAGGAGGAGCAAACCATTTAACAGGAAAGAAATTTATAAATCACAGACTGAAGAATAA